The bacterium nucleotide sequence GGCGTGCAGTTTCGTAGCATAAAGAGAGAATATCGAAATGCGTCACGGTAAAGACAAAGTGCTTATTTACTAATGAGATTTCTGTGTTCCAACCCTCAGGTGGATTTGAATCTATTTTAAGCTTAATGAAGAGCTTCTGGTTTTTCTGCTCAGATAACCCTAAATTAAATAAGATATCCTTAAATTTAAACATGGTTGATTTGACAGGTCCCTCTATACTTTTCTTAATCTCTAAAGAAAATCCTGTCTTTTCTAATTCATAAATAACCTTTTCTAAAAAAATGTCAACCTTATAACCCTTTCTATTAATGACTGAAAAATCAAGATTTTCCGAGAATCTTCGTAACCCATGTAGAAATCTCAGTGCTGTTCCTCCAACAAAGGCAAGGTTTCTAAAATAACCCCTATCATAGAGAATCTTCAATATAAGTAACTGCAGGAACTCTCTTGTAGTGTGAATCTTTAACTCACGGGCTGAAATTCCTGAAATCACTTTCTTAATTAAATCAAGCATAATTATTTTTCTTTTTTCATAAAATCTAATAACTTCGCCACTACCTCAACTACTCTTTTGTTTCCATATTTTTTGGCAAAATTCGTTAGTTTTTTCTTTTTTTAGTGTATCCAAATTTTGAAGCCGATATGACAGACTGAAAATATCTTTTCCCTTGTCTTTAAAATCTTGCAAGTTCAAGTAAATAAAGTCAAGCATCGCTTTTTCTGGTTCTGCAATAAGTACCGGAAATCCATTTTCATCTTCTATCTGTGTGAAGCCAAAAAACAAATCGGTCTTCACATGCTGATAAAGAAATGTACCAAAAGCATTCGTAAACTTAGCCGTCTTTTTTGTAGTAATAGAGGTCACATCCTCTACCTTTTCAGGAATTAAATCATAGAAACCGAGAGCGTATTCAGTACTCACATAAGAAGGTGAATACAGAGAGTTAGCCAAGAATACTCTTGATGGGTAAATTTTTCTATCACTCTCATTTAAAATATACAGTCCCCTCTTCAACTTAATAACCAGCCCTTTCTTTTGCTATAATGCTAAGTTCCATCTCAGAGCATCAGTTTTTTGCGTTACATTGAAGAAATGGCTCGATGAGATGATTGGGAACTCTCTAAAAACATTTTTGAATTCCAAGTAATTCATTTCTTTAAAGTGTGTTTTTTCACAAATTATAGAAATAATAAATCATAAAATTAGATTTGTCAAATTATATTTAATGAAGAACTAAGCCGTAAGTTTGGAAGTGAAGAGTTAAAGCTCAACGAGTTTGCCTTTTCTAAGGACCCAAAAATCAATCTTTGGTGGAGTTACACTTTCATCAACAATTGTCCCCCAATCTTCAAGTATAGTTGCCCCAAAAAGGACGCCAATTTTTTACCGTTTTCCTCACCTAAATCTTTAACAGGAAATAAAACATGACTGAAGAGATACTCTCTATCTTCCGAATCTTTCGCAATGCCAGAAATAAGCCTTCCTTTATACTTAAAATCTCTCTGCCCAATTTCACTTCAAATGTAATTACAGGTGCTATTGGGCATCCTTCTGCGAGCTCAGATATAATATATGACTTACGAGAGCCTGTATCTAATACCCCGTTTAGCTTTTTGGCTCTTATTTTTACCTCAACTAGAGGTCTTGCCATAGCTATTTTAAAGCTACACGACTCTGCTTTATATTTCCTTTAGGGTTTCTTCAAATATCTCTACTGGTATTCTTTCACGTAGTTCTTTAATGAGTTCGGTTTCAACTGTAGATTGACGCTCCCTCTCTAAGTCATATCTTACCCTGTACTTTTGACGCTCAAATTCTTTGCCATACTTGTCCTTATTTTGATTGTAGTATTTAAGGACTTCATCATCAGTTACACTCGTCCTACCAGTGATTTCTGCTCTTCTATACTCTTGTAGTAGTAGCCCATCTTCTGTTTCTTTAAGTTGTTTTTTAATATCCTTTGAGTATTCAAATTTATGGCGTGAAGCGGTAGCAGGTAACAATTTTTCAAAAGTTAGCCAGTTTGACACCCATGCTTCTACATCTTTAGGGTTATCAAACATCCTTAAACTGCGTTGTGCTTTGATAAAGTCACCTACAATAACTCTACCACCAGTCCAACTTAGTAATGGCATCTTTTCTACTTCCTCCGGAACCTTGGGAAGAGTTTCAATAAGTTTTTGGATTGCATGCTGGTTGTATCCGATGTGAGCAATACTCTTTAGATACTCAAGATAATCTGTGGAAAGTTGTCTCTCTTTTTCACTTTCAAGTCTCTGTTTTATCATATCTTTTTGTTTATTGAAATCGGGGCGCTTTGTTTTCTTGATATCATTAACTTTTATAATATAATACCCATTTCTTGTCCTAATAGGACGCGAAATTTTGCCACAGCTGAGCGAGAATATCACCTTCTGTAGTTCTGGCTCCATCCTACCCCAACTAATCCAGCCAAGGTCACCCCCTTTTTCTGCAGTACGCTGGTCTTCAGAATGCTGACGAGCAAGCTCAGCAAAATCTTTACCCAATATCAGCTCTTTATAGACATTATATGCTTTTTCTTTATCTTTAACAAGTATTTGACTTGCAGACACTTCTTTATCGAGATGCCACCAGTAATTTCTTATTTCCCAAGGTGATACCTTTACTCTCTTCCTAACAACTTGTATGTATAGGCTATTTATTGTAAGGCGATTCTTGAAATCACGTAGTCTATCTGCTACTTGTTTACCAAATCCTTTATCACGTGCATCTATAATCATAAGCTTGTCTGCTATTAACTTATCAAGAACTGCATTCTTTAGGGAATCAAGATTTGCGCCCTCAATTGGTCTATACATTTGCTTGAAACTCTCAATAGTTATAGCTTCAGCCCCTACTTTAGCAACTAATTTCACTTCACCTCTCACATATACAGGAAAAAGAGCAATAATTACTCCGATACCTAAAATTTTACTAAACATAGTGCCTCCTATTTTTCTAATCACTTTAAACCTTTTATAAGCTCTCTTGTCTTTTCTCCGTCTGCAACTATAAGTTCGGCAATCTTTGCAGTCATTTCTGTAATCATTTGGGTTATTTTTGCTCATCTCAGTAATCTTCGTATAATCCATGTATATCTTCTATGAAGGTACAAAAAGTATAATTAAACTCTCCGTGCTTCTGTAACTTAATATCATTTTTGCAACTCTAATATAAAGCCAAAGTGTATAAAAAGTCAAGTTTTTATTTTTGTAATAAAACTTTTTAGCTTTTTGGGGTCGTTAATACTCACTCTAATCTCAACTGTTCCTTTTGTTGAGCCTACCCAAGTTACAAGTGGATGATTGAGCAATGTTTTTTTAGGTAATTTTAGGAACTTAAGTCCAAATTCTCTACCTTTATTTATAACTTTTGTTATCCCAGCATCACGTGCAAGTATTTTGATTTGGATAGCAAGTAAAAGCGATTCCACTTCCTGCGGTAGCGGCCCAAATCTGTCAATCAGTTCATGTTTAAATTCATTAATTTCATGTAAGGAGTCGGCAGATGAGAGTCTTTTATATAGGCTGAACTTACGGGCTGGGTCTACATAGTAGTCTGGAATATAGCAATTTATACCAAGGTCAACAGTTGGTTCTATTCTCTTTTGTACTACTTCTCCTTTTATTCTCTTTATCTCTTCTGATAGTAGTTGTGTGTACAACTCATACCCAATTGCATGGATATGACC carries:
- a CDS encoding nucleotidyl transferase AbiEii/AbiGii toxin family protein, with the translated sequence MLDLIKKVISGISARELKIHTTREFLQLLILKILYDRGYFRNLAFVGGTALRFLHGLRRFSENLDFSVINRKGYKVDIFLEKVIYELEKTGFSLEIKKSIEGPVKSTMFKFKDILFNLGLSEQKNQKLFIKLKIDSNPPEGWNTEISLVNKHFVFTVTHFDILSLCYETARLFF
- a CDS encoding peptidylprolyl isomerase; the encoded protein is MFSKILGIGVIIALFPVYVRGEVKLVAKVGAEAITIESFKQMYRPIEGANLDSLKNAVLDKLIADKLMIIDARDKGFGKQVADRLRDFKNRLTINSLYIQVVRKRVKVSPWEIRNYWWHLDKEVSASQILVKDKEKAYNVYKELILGKDFAELARQHSEDQRTAEKGGDLGWISWGRMEPELQKVIFSLSCGKISRPIRTRNGYYIIKVNDIKKTKRPDFNKQKDMIKQRLESEKERQLSTDYLEYLKSIAHIGYNQHAIQKLIETLPKVPEEVEKMPLLSWTGGRVIVGDFIKAQRSLRMFDNPKDVEAWVSNWLTFEKLLPATASRHKFEYSKDIKKQLKETEDGLLLQEYRRAEITGRTSVTDDEVLKYYNQNKDKYGKEFERQKYRVRYDLERERQSTVETELIKELRERIPVEIFEETLKEI